Proteins encoded by one window of Haematobia irritans isolate KBUSLIRL chromosome 2, ASM5000362v1, whole genome shotgun sequence:
- the Taf10b gene encoding TBP-associated factor 10b isoform X1, translating to MIGTNFGIFRPANAGSATNGAGQALSGPTANPVQEGSQLSDFLLQLEDYVPTVPDPVTAFYLNSAGFDSNDPRIVRLISVATQKFISDVANDALQHCKTRTSNQQNGSSKMIKPKDRKYTLTMEDLAPALADYGITVRKSQYFP from the exons ATGATTGGTACAAACTTTGGAATTTTTCGTCCAGCAAATGCAGGTTCTGCAACAAACGGCGCCGGTCAAGCACTATCTGGACCAACAGCTAATCCGGTACAAGAG GGGTCCCAACTGAGTGACTTTCTGCTGCAATTGGAAGACTACGTTCCAACCGTCCCAGATCCTGTTACCGCATTTTATTTGAACTCGGCTGGATTCGATTCCAATGATCCAAGAATTGTACGACTTATATCAGTGGCtacacaaaaattcatttcgGATGTTGCTAATGATGCTCTTCAACACTGTAAGACACGCACCAGTAATCAACAAAATGGTTCGTCAAAAATGATAAAACCTAAGGATCGCAAATATACATTAACCATGGAAGATTTAGCTCCTGCTTTAGCTGATTATGGTATCACTGTCCGAAAATCAcaatattttccttaa
- the aph-1 gene encoding gamma-secretase subunit Aph-1, whose protein sequence is MTLPEFFGCSLIAFGPPFSLFVFTIAKNPIRVIILVVAAFFWLLSLLTSSLLWYSVVPLRSVLAFGTVFSVLFQEYFRYLLYLLLRKFEEGLEAVADDRRLIENKHILAYVSGFGFGVISAMFALVNVLADLTGPGTLGLNGGTESFFMVSATQALSICLLHIFWSVIFFNAFDTTNYLHVSYVVGSHLFVSLITLLNAQQLYAASLSINLIVTVITAGLAYRVAGGTGRSFKRFISCQ, encoded by the exons ATGACATTACCAGAATTTTTTGGATGCTCTTTGATAGCTTTTGGGCCACCGTTTTCATTGTTTGTATTCACAATAGCAAAGAATCCAATTCGTGTTATAATTCTTGTCGTAGCTGCATTCTTCTGGCTGCTATCGTTGCTTACATCTTCCTTATTGTGGTATTCGGTGGTGCCGCTAAGAAGTGTATTAGCATTTGGAACAGTATTTTCAGTTTTGTTTCAAGAATATTTCCGCTACTTGCTTTATTTActattaagaaaatttgaagAAGGCCTGGAAGCTGTAGCAGATGATCGACGCCTCATagaaaataaacatattttggCATATGTATCGGGTTTCGGATTTGGAGTTATATCAGCAATGTTTGCTTTGGTCAATGTGTTAGCAGATTTG ACCGGACCCGGTACATTGGGTTTGAATGGTGGAACCGAGAGCTTCTTTATGGTATCTGCCACCCAAGCTTTGTCCATTTGCCTCCTTCACATATTCTGGAGCGTGATATTTTTCAATGCATTTGATACCACGAATTACCTACACGTCTCTTATGTAGTTGGCTCCCATTTATTCGTTAGCCTTATTACTCTACTCAATGCTCAACAACTTTATGCTGCTTCTCTATCAATAAATTTAATAGTTACTGTGATCACCGCCGGTTTGGCTTATAGAGTGGCAGGTGGAACTGGAAGATCATTTAAACGATTTATATCGTGCCAATAA
- the LOC142227102 gene encoding transcription initiation factor TFIID subunit 10-like: MVVSNDDEVDSSEFALEGLESAPGEALGELLQHLEDYTPTVPDAVAEKYLQMAGFETVDPRIVRIIAVTAQKFISDVANDALQHCKTRSNSQHSGGHGSNKDKKSIKDRKYTLAIEDLTPALADHGITMRKPQYFV, encoded by the exons ATGGTTGTCAGTAATGATGATGAAGTGGACTCTAGTGAATTTGCCTTAGAGGGTTTGGAGTCTGCTCCAGGCGAAGCTTTGGGTGAATTATTGCAACATTTAGAGGATTACACACCGACGGTTCCTGACGCTGTTGCTGAAAAGTACTTGCAAATGGCGGGATTTGAAACTGTAGATCCTCGTATAGTACGAATCATAGCAGTGACagcacaaaaattcatatcggATGTTGCAAACGATGCCCTTCAGCATTGTAAAACTCGAAGCAATAGTCAACATTCAGGAGGTCATGGATCAAACAAG gataaaaaatctattaaagatCGCAAATATACACTTGCCATAGAAGATTTGACTCCGGCATTGGCTGACCATGGTATTACTATGCGCAAacctcaatattttgtttaa
- the Taf10b gene encoding TBP-associated factor 10b isoform X2 — translation MIGTNFGIFRPANAGSATNGAGQALSGPTANPGSQLSDFLLQLEDYVPTVPDPVTAFYLNSAGFDSNDPRIVRLISVATQKFISDVANDALQHCKTRTSNQQNGSSKMIKPKDRKYTLTMEDLAPALADYGITVRKSQYFP, via the exons ATGATTGGTACAAACTTTGGAATTTTTCGTCCAGCAAATGCAGGTTCTGCAACAAACGGCGCCGGTCAAGCACTATCTGGACCAACAGCTAATCCG GGGTCCCAACTGAGTGACTTTCTGCTGCAATTGGAAGACTACGTTCCAACCGTCCCAGATCCTGTTACCGCATTTTATTTGAACTCGGCTGGATTCGATTCCAATGATCCAAGAATTGTACGACTTATATCAGTGGCtacacaaaaattcatttcgGATGTTGCTAATGATGCTCTTCAACACTGTAAGACACGCACCAGTAATCAACAAAATGGTTCGTCAAAAATGATAAAACCTAAGGATCGCAAATATACATTAACCATGGAAGATTTAGCTCCTGCTTTAGCTGATTATGGTATCACTGTCCGAAAATCAcaatattttccttaa